A single Deltaproteobacteria bacterium DNA region contains:
- the rpiB gene encoding ribose 5-phosphate isomerase B: MSSIVIGADHGGVELKDALVAELQARGEDVLDVGTSGPASVDYPDYARAVAERVSRGEAAHGILVCTNGIGMSIAANKFPGVRAALVGDATAARMAREHIDANVLVFGGGMTGKFHARELLRIFLETPFAGGRHQRRVDKIGDIEHEVGLRAAKGALR; this comes from the coding sequence ATGAGTTCAATCGTGATCGGCGCCGACCACGGCGGCGTCGAGCTGAAGGACGCTCTCGTCGCCGAGCTGCAGGCGCGCGGCGAGGACGTGCTGGACGTGGGCACCAGCGGCCCGGCCTCGGTCGACTACCCCGACTACGCGCGTGCGGTGGCCGAGCGGGTGTCGCGCGGCGAGGCGGCGCACGGCATCCTCGTCTGCACCAACGGGATCGGCATGAGCATCGCCGCCAACAAGTTCCCCGGCGTGCGGGCCGCGCTGGTGGGCGACGCCACGGCGGCGCGCATGGCGCGCGAGCACATCGACGCCAACGTGCTCGTCTTCGGCGGCGGCATGACGGGGAAGTTCCACGCCCGCGAGCTCCTGCGCATCTTCCTGGAAACGCCCTTCGCGGGCGGGCGGCACCAGCGGCGCGTGGACAAGATCGGCGACATCGAGCACGAGGTCGGACTCAGAGCGGCGAAGGGAGCCCTCAGATGA
- the ribD gene encoding bifunctional diaminohydroxyphosphoribosylaminopyrimidine deaminase/5-amino-6-(5-phosphoribosylamino)uracil reductase RibD — protein sequence MARALALAAEGLGRTFPNPPVGAVFVRGGRVVGEGFHRRAGAPHAEIEALRAARGRVRGATLYVSLEPCTHHGRTPPCVDALLGLGLRRVVVAMVDPNPRVAGRGIARLRRAGIPVVVGPGADEARLLTAGYRSHVLRGRPLVTLKLAATLDGRIAAAGGDARWVTGPAARRLAHALRDVSDAVLVGAGTVRADDPRLTCRLPGGHHPVRIVLAGPALRLPARARVLERGGPPTWVVAPRGAPAGRAAALRRRGVEVLLVPGRQGRVPFASLVRLLGARGLTSLLIEGGGTVAAEALRARVVDRLVLFVAPALLGGDAVAAVGPLALRRARDAVRVAGLAVARVGPDLVLEGRVR from the coding sequence ATGGCGCGCGCCCTCGCGCTGGCGGCCGAGGGCCTCGGGCGCACCTTCCCGAACCCGCCGGTCGGCGCCGTCTTCGTGCGCGGAGGGCGCGTCGTCGGCGAGGGCTTCCACCGCCGCGCCGGGGCGCCGCACGCCGAGATCGAGGCCCTCCGCGCCGCCCGCGGGCGGGTGCGCGGCGCGACGCTCTACGTGAGCCTCGAGCCGTGCACGCACCATGGGCGCACGCCGCCCTGCGTGGACGCGCTGCTCGGCCTCGGCCTTCGGCGCGTCGTCGTCGCCATGGTCGACCCGAACCCCCGCGTCGCCGGGCGCGGCATCGCACGGCTCCGCCGCGCCGGCATCCCGGTGGTGGTCGGGCCGGGTGCGGACGAGGCGCGCCTCCTGACCGCCGGCTATCGCTCGCACGTGCTGCGCGGGCGGCCGCTCGTCACGCTCAAGCTCGCCGCCACGCTCGACGGCCGCATCGCGGCCGCGGGCGGCGACGCCCGCTGGGTCACCGGCCCCGCGGCGCGCCGCCTCGCGCACGCGCTGCGCGACGTCTCGGATGCCGTGCTGGTGGGCGCGGGGACGGTGCGCGCCGACGATCCGCGGCTCACCTGCCGCCTGCCCGGCGGCCACCATCCGGTGCGCATCGTGCTCGCCGGCCCGGCGCTCAGGCTGCCGGCGCGGGCGCGCGTGCTCGAGCGCGGCGGCCCGCCCACCTGGGTGGTCGCGCCGCGTGGCGCGCCGGCAGGGCGCGCGGCGGCGCTCCGCCGGCGCGGCGTCGAGGTGCTCCTCGTGCCCGGGCGGCAGGGGCGGGTGCCCTTCGCGTCGCTCGTGCGGCTCCTCGGCGCGCGCGGCCTCACGTCGCTGCTGATCGAGGGCGGGGGCACGGTGGCGGCGGAGGCCCTGCGTGCGCGCGTCGTCGACCGTCTGGTGCTGTTCGTGGCGCCGGCGCTCCTTGGCGGCGATGCGGTGGCCGCCGTGGGGCCGCTCGCTCTGCGCCGGGCGCGCGACGCCGTGCGGGTCGCCGGCCTCGCCGTGGCACGGGTCGGGCCGGATCTGGTGCTCGAGGGGCGGGTCCGCTGA
- a CDS encoding serine hydroxymethyltransferase, with amino-acid sequence MSSALERTDPAVFAAVQRETERQEHNLELIASENVVSEAVLEAQGSILTNKYAEGYPGRRYYGGCQFVDEIERLAIARATALFGAEGANVQPHSGSQANMCVYFSQLEMGAAILSMNLAHGGHLTHGSPVNFSGRYFRVVPYGVRESDGRIDLEQVRDLARRERPKMIVVGHSAYPRAIDFAPFRAIADEVGATLFADMAHFAGLVAAGLHPSPVPHAEFVTTTTHKTLRGPRGGMILFRQAYEKTINSSVFPGNQGGPLMHVIAAKAVALHEASTPAFRDYQRQIVANAKALAAGLLRRGFRLLSGGTDNHLLMLDLRGTELTGKLAEETLDKARITVNKNAVPNDPRSPFVTSGVRIGTPAVTSRGMKEAEMDVVAEFVRRGLEHVGDDAALARLGDEVRELCRRFPIYRHRLV; translated from the coding sequence ATGAGCTCGGCCCTCGAGCGCACCGACCCGGCAGTCTTCGCCGCCGTCCAGCGCGAGACGGAGCGGCAGGAGCACAACCTCGAGCTGATCGCCTCGGAGAACGTGGTGAGCGAGGCGGTCCTCGAGGCCCAGGGCTCGATCCTCACCAACAAGTACGCCGAGGGTTACCCGGGCCGGCGCTACTACGGCGGCTGCCAGTTCGTCGACGAAATCGAGCGGCTCGCGATCGCGCGCGCCACGGCGCTCTTCGGCGCCGAGGGCGCCAACGTCCAGCCGCACTCGGGCTCCCAGGCGAACATGTGCGTCTACTTCTCGCAGCTCGAGATGGGCGCCGCCATCCTCTCGATGAACCTCGCCCACGGCGGCCACCTGACGCACGGCAGCCCGGTCAACTTCTCGGGCAGGTATTTCCGCGTCGTGCCCTACGGGGTGCGCGAGTCGGACGGCCGCATCGACCTGGAGCAGGTGCGCGACCTCGCCCGCCGCGAGCGCCCGAAGATGATCGTGGTCGGCCATTCCGCCTACCCGCGCGCCATCGACTTCGCGCCCTTCCGCGCCATCGCCGACGAGGTCGGCGCCACTCTGTTCGCGGACATGGCGCACTTCGCCGGCCTGGTCGCCGCCGGCCTCCACCCCTCGCCCGTGCCGCACGCCGAGTTCGTCACCACCACCACCCACAAGACGCTGCGCGGTCCGCGCGGGGGCATGATCCTCTTCCGCCAGGCCTACGAGAAGACAATCAACTCCTCCGTCTTCCCGGGCAACCAGGGCGGGCCGCTGATGCACGTGATCGCTGCCAAGGCGGTCGCCCTGCACGAGGCCTCGACGCCCGCCTTCCGCGACTACCAGCGGCAGATCGTCGCCAACGCGAAGGCGCTCGCCGCGGGGCTCCTCCGCCGCGGCTTCCGCCTCCTCTCGGGCGGCACCGATAACCACCTCCTGATGCTCGACCTGCGCGGCACCGAGCTGACCGGCAAGCTCGCCGAGGAGACGCTCGACAAGGCGCGCATCACGGTCAACAAGAACGCGGTGCCGAACGACCCGCGGTCCCCCTTCGTCACCAGCGGCGTGCGCATCGGGACGCCGGCGGTGACCTCGCGCGGGATGAAGGAGGCCGAGATGGACGTCGTCGCCGAGTTCGTCCGCCGCGGCCTCGAGCACGTGGGCGACGACGCTGCGCTCGCCCGCCTGGGCGACGAGGTGCGGGAGCTCTGCCGGCGCTTCCCCATCTACCGCCACCGGCTCGTCTAG
- a CDS encoding prolipoprotein diacylglyceryl transferase: MRARHRPPARPAEADAPRLIACLCARELAGGSAVNWSYLGFWAAGGLAGLVSGVFILRARRVLTPAAFGALVIAWVGFAIGAKWQHRLEYLPVLTALWISPQEIFEPGMRLPLGLVTGAVLAGLWCVLFRAPWREVGDALAVAASVLIPIGRLGCLANGCCMGGVCRRFALFCMRFPPETEAYGAQLQHNLISPGDLLSLPAHPLPAYFAVASLLTLAVLLWLLRRGAPAGSMLATFCILRPLTKLSLEPLRAVPRPGALMLGIPATVLLVTCTVLGVMFVRRAAARTERRARLGPKEAAST; this comes from the coding sequence TTGCGTGCCCGGCATCGTCCCCCGGCTCGTCCGGCGGAGGCCGACGCCCCACGCCTCATCGCATGCTTGTGTGCTAGAGAGCTTGCGGGAGGGAGTGCGGTGAACTGGTCATACCTGGGCTTCTGGGCGGCGGGCGGCCTGGCGGGCCTGGTGTCCGGCGTCTTCATACTGCGCGCCCGCCGCGTCCTCACGCCCGCCGCGTTCGGGGCGCTCGTGATCGCGTGGGTCGGCTTCGCCATTGGCGCCAAGTGGCAGCACCGGCTCGAGTACCTGCCGGTCCTCACCGCCTTGTGGATCTCGCCGCAGGAGATCTTCGAGCCGGGGATGCGCCTGCCGCTCGGCCTGGTGACCGGCGCCGTGCTGGCGGGGCTGTGGTGCGTGCTGTTCCGTGCGCCGTGGCGGGAGGTGGGGGATGCGCTCGCCGTTGCCGCCTCGGTGCTCATTCCGATCGGGCGCCTCGGGTGCCTCGCCAATGGCTGCTGCATGGGCGGGGTCTGCCGCCGGTTCGCGCTCTTCTGCATGCGCTTCCCCCCGGAGACCGAAGCCTACGGCGCGCAGCTCCAGCACAACCTGATCTCGCCGGGCGATCTGCTGTCGCTGCCCGCCCACCCCTTGCCGGCCTACTTCGCCGTCGCCTCGCTCCTCACCCTGGCGGTGCTGCTCTGGCTCCTTCGCCGTGGTGCGCCCGCGGGATCCATGCTGGCGACGTTCTGCATCCTGCGCCCACTCACCAAGCTGTCGCTCGAGCCGCTGCGGGCGGTACCCCGCCCCGGCGCGCTGATGCTCGGGATTCCGGCGACCGTGCTCCTCGTGACCTGCACGGTTCTCGGCGTCATGTTCGTTCGCCGCGCCGCGGCCCGCACGGAAAGGCGGGCTCGGCTCGGCCCGAAGGAGGCGGCGTCCACATGA
- the nrdR gene encoding transcriptional repressor NrdR, which produces MRCPFCHDLENRVVDSRLGKEGDAIRRRRHCEHCGRRFTTYERVEESLPMVVKKDGRREPFERAKIVNGLKRACEKRPVSVDTIEAVADKIEHQLQESGEREVTSGTIGEAVMRELHAVDGVAYVRFASVYRSFRDVHEFMRELEDLIAERRRKPRRRTAARRRRRRAS; this is translated from the coding sequence ATGCGCTGCCCGTTCTGCCACGACCTGGAGAACCGGGTCGTGGACTCGCGCCTCGGTAAGGAGGGGGACGCGATCCGGCGCCGCCGCCACTGCGAGCACTGCGGCCGGCGCTTCACCACCTACGAGCGGGTCGAGGAGTCGCTCCCCATGGTGGTGAAGAAGGACGGCCGGCGCGAGCCCTTCGAGCGCGCGAAGATCGTGAACGGGCTCAAGCGCGCGTGCGAGAAGCGCCCGGTGTCGGTCGACACCATCGAGGCCGTGGCCGACAAGATCGAGCACCAGCTCCAGGAGAGCGGCGAGCGGGAGGTCACCAGCGGCACGATCGGCGAGGCCGTGATGCGGGAACTGCACGCGGTCGACGGGGTCGCGTACGTGCGCTTCGCCTCCGTGTACCGCTCGTTCCGCGACGTGCACGAGTTCATGCGCGAGCTGGAGGATCTGATCGCGGAGCGCCGCCGGAAGCCGCGCCGCCGGACCGCCGCCCGGCGCCGCCGCCGGCGCGCGTCGTGA